In a genomic window of Planctomycetaceae bacterium:
- a CDS encoding Gfo/Idh/MocA family oxidoreductase, whose protein sequence is MAKNNSDSTTRRSFLQTSSAATAGASLLTGLSPVMAAHTSYDETIKIGLIGCGGRGRGAAEQAMNTEGPTKLVAMADAFADNLESAHKTLVRAHKDKVDVPEDRRFVGFDAYQRVLEQDIDLVILATSPGFRPLHFEAAINAGKHVFMEKPVAVDAAGVRKVVAVAQEAKAKNLAVAVGLQRHHEPIYKETIQRLHDGAIGRIVATRCYWNGAGVWVRPRKDGQTEMEYQMRNWYYFNWLCGDHITEQHIHNLDVINWLMKGYPVMAQGQGGRQVRTGKEYGEIYDHHFVEFTYEDSDGIKVPLLSQCRHIPNCWNEVDEYAHGSDGFCHLADGIIYDAKGNVKWEFPKKDANGKRRGGLHDGHQQEHHDLFADLRAGRIPNEAEYGAYSSMTSVLGRMATYSGKPVSWKDALASEVRISPVEQYHSFEDTPPVLPNENLEYAIPMPGVTKVL, encoded by the coding sequence ATGGCGAAAAACAATTCCGATTCAACTACCCGCCGCAGTTTTCTGCAGACCAGTTCAGCAGCAACCGCTGGAGCAAGCCTGCTGACAGGACTCAGCCCTGTCATGGCTGCCCACACGAGTTACGACGAAACCATCAAGATCGGTCTGATCGGATGTGGGGGACGAGGTCGTGGCGCCGCTGAGCAGGCGATGAACACGGAAGGTCCGACCAAACTGGTCGCGATGGCGGATGCATTTGCTGACAATCTGGAGAGTGCTCACAAGACTCTGGTCAGAGCCCACAAAGACAAAGTTGATGTCCCTGAAGACCGTCGTTTTGTTGGCTTCGATGCCTATCAACGGGTTCTGGAGCAGGACATCGATCTTGTAATCCTGGCGACGTCTCCCGGATTCCGTCCTCTGCATTTCGAAGCAGCAATCAACGCTGGCAAACACGTTTTCATGGAGAAACCTGTCGCTGTCGATGCCGCAGGTGTACGAAAGGTAGTTGCGGTCGCACAGGAAGCCAAAGCGAAGAATCTGGCTGTGGCTGTTGGTCTTCAGCGTCACCACGAACCCATCTACAAAGAAACGATCCAGCGACTTCATGATGGCGCCATCGGCCGAATTGTGGCAACTCGTTGCTATTGGAACGGTGCTGGTGTCTGGGTCCGCCCTCGCAAGGATGGACAAACAGAAATGGAATACCAGATGAGAAACTGGTACTACTTTAACTGGCTTTGCGGTGACCACATCACCGAACAGCACATTCACAATCTGGACGTCATCAACTGGCTGATGAAAGGTTATCCAGTCATGGCCCAGGGCCAGGGGGGGCGTCAGGTTCGAACCGGAAAAGAATACGGCGAGATCTACGACCATCACTTCGTTGAATTCACTTATGAAGACAGCGATGGCATAAAAGTGCCACTGCTGAGTCAATGTCGGCATATTCCAAACTGCTGGAATGAAGTGGATGAATACGCCCACGGCAGCGATGGATTTTGCCACCTCGCTGACGGGATCATCTATGACGCGAAGGGCAATGTGAAATGGGAGTTCCCGAAGAAGGACGCCAACGGCAAACGCCGCGGCGGTCTGCATGATGGCCACCAGCAGGAACACCACGATCTGTTCGCTGACCTGCGAGCGGGTCGAATCCCCAATGAAGCGGAGTACGGTGCCTACAGTAGTATGACATCAGTACTGGGGCGTATGGCGACGTATTCCGGGAAGCCTGTTTCATGGAAAGATGCGTTGGCGAGTGAAGTTCGCATCTCACCAGTGGAGCAGTACCATAGCTTTGAAGACACGCCGCCAGTGCTTCCGAATGAGAACCTCGAATACGCGATTCCAATGCCCGGTGTGACAAAGGTTTTGTGA